One window of Salarias fasciatus unplaced genomic scaffold, fSalaFa1.1, whole genome shotgun sequence genomic DNA carries:
- the LOC115385751 gene encoding interferon-induced very large GTPase 1-like isoform X8 encodes MESSEEEELSEAPGASTGPEMREKDSSENFRGSLIQPECERTESEARMESSEDKDSSDAPCSAFGPEKNKKDSSRYDKRIRPVKITVSNISSESLSLQWDTPADEVESFTVTCSTEGETDQQVTTDTISVTLSNLKPAVCYSLHVSAQLRDGRQSRPATTTAETTREGLNQTECETTEGEARLKRSEKKELADAPEDSPTSEMRGEDSSENDNVSSPDQKSPEDSQELNSDPNSCVHPPESGTQSKAASMSESAAREGLNQTECETTEGEARLKRSEKKELADAPEASLVSEKRGEDSSENDNQKSPEDSQGLNSDPNSCVHPPESGTQSKAASMSESAETHLESFLEDLGLEQFYTQKLSLSKILQIDKKTTDDQPAKCKSDLPWYFLKKLMMVNVTARNVKYTSDSKSGVSGKTGLNLKNLVSRLKSANMLNPLDIITALFLCSDGFVQQELALKMSMCQFSVPLLLPDCDKNQSTLMVRALRDIVKKYRPKSLSESKGFIEDRIVVSELPMISFVRLGECSLSKSEILNKLLSSSQQYHDTFVHHNMDCGDSPRRISNGLTEITWYLPCGNENIDIFSHPVALANLRGDMASFQTQFSFLCQTSAAVFVFFDNLDPECELLTNLNSKSEIFLVGNHQSRNFSLDALEQVATEMSLTDENIILKTTDINEADFVKRLREAVTHVVEKTKKKMRIEQMAEVALKLGILVDEDSPEYQSGKKKADAITAEIRDILKYKEDQLPLQGQIWKDLTSLEKEEVRLRKVGSENIEKYKSDLQLKKKKLRQKQNTSGISKAMTSFISAISSNTLERGFFLKWMRINLDDMSRVKLSELREQYKDKCKNSENNEEIKEIDQQISNSSLGTEHFFREMGQIYEASLALEKPHPSHQQLNHLPKLGAQLLLDGFPLELVDGDASNIPLSWVSDVLSQLSDLVGSKNRILVVTVLGVQSTGKSTLLNTMFGVQFAVSSGRCTRGAFMLLIRIDEELQKELKCDFMMIIDTEGLKSPELTQLDNSYEHDNELATLVVGLSDITIINIAMENSTEMKDILQIVVHAFLRMKEVGKKPQCYFVHQNVSDVSAHDKNLRDRKLLFQQLNEMTQAAAKMEKKEQNKSFTDVMAYDPDTGNCYIPGLWTGNPPMAPVNTGYSEAVYELKKNIIQLLRNRDSPVNKVLEFKEWMTSLWNAVKHENFLFSFRNSLVADAYMRLCTEFNKWEWEFKKEMYNWVTNAETKISNIGTLAAQSKISDLTQFHSQLKTEAVTVMSVWETKLLDNVTQYFKQTDGHVYLVVGHKEEFENSARSLRNQTERSVLDQLQAAVDIKQGMAEIDRIKENHTKEIEKAASELIEKCRKRNVQMNDEELDEEFNKMWNETVSKLTFKQQHVTNVFENVSCHLRVNLAHRGSYAHEILNKTRLEDCGKKNFKYKAAQFFNKMTDTILNVIPVQTHTKAAQENADCIIKTCEKLVNNKQSQKSNYHNNYIEEVLKTIDQHLEQNQDLKEDTHFEVSLKLHICGFTARKFQKMHEDFLEENDPYRCLNKYKAKFCSDFKDVFHKRDQCQKKAEEFVNKCLKPAVEDFINRYLGLSIVDEMLKKQEFSTRVSFQYYILLDLLSRQAFDDYLSFTSSYQSFVKKWILKKIKEHFSSSSKTSEFEKQPSSPSSSKISELENQHLETNVSRINEAIEKAKTQNRGNVQTFVEDICKDLGDKLTISQEALGAFMILNNADQDKFAHYLTISVKELKKTLTERFHKTSFEDKLQYLHIQPGGELFKRVIGCGKQCPFCAVPCEAGGEAHAQHRASLHRPDGLRRYRWRKTDKLSTDICSSSVESENRFRCSQTKNEWHPYKNYRDIFPDWDIFSDGSLEASDYWKYIMTKYNDDFAKEYNAEPADIPETWREITSQQAEESLKKSFNVNVK; translated from the exons ATGGAAAGCTCAGAGGAAGAG GAGCTCTCTGAAGCACCGGGGGCTTCAACTGGTCCTGAGATGAGGGAAAAAGACTCTTCTGAAAACT TCAGAGGCAGTTTGATCCAGCCCGAGTGTGAGAGGACTGAGAGTGAAGCCAGGATGGAAAGTTCAGAGGACAAG GATTCCTCTGATGCACCTTGTAGTGCATTTGGTCCtgagaagaataaaaaagacTCTTCTCGATATGACA AGCGGATCCGTCCAGTCAAGATAACAGTCTCTAACAtcagcagtgagtcactgtCTCTGCAGTGGGACactcctgctgatgaagtgGAGAGTTTTACTGTGACCTGTTCCACCGAGGGAGAGACTGATCAACAAGTGACCACAGACACCATCAGTGTAACACTCAGCAACCTGAAGCCAGCAGTGTGTTACTCCCTCCATGTTTCTGCACAGCTGAGAGATGGAAGACAAAGCAGGCCGGCCACGACAACAGCTGAAACAA CCAGAGAAGGTTTGAACCAGACCGAGTGTGAGACGACTGAGGGTGAAGCCAGACTGAAACGTTCAGAGAAAAAG GAACTCGCTGATGCACCCGAGGATTCACCTACTTCTGAGATGAGGGGAGAAGACTCTTCTGAAAATGACA ATGTTTCTTCACCAGACCAAAAAAGCCCTGAAGACAGTCAGgagctgaactctgaccccaacAGTTGTGTTCACCCACCAGAAAGTGGAACCCAAAGCAAAGCAGCCTCCATGTCAGAGTCAGCag CCAGAGAAGGTTTGAACCAGACCGAGTGTGAGACGACTGAGGGTGAAGCCAGACTGAAACGTTCAGAGAAAAAG GAACTCGCTGATGCACCCGAGGCTTCACTTGTTTCTGAGAAGAGGGGAGAAGACTCTTCTGAAAATGACA ACCAAAAAAGCCCTGAAGACAGTCAGggtctgaactctgaccccaacAGTTGTGTTCACCCACCAGAAAGTGGAACCCAAAGCAAAGCAGCCTCCATGTCAGAGTCAGCag AGACCCACCTGGAGAGCTTTCTGGAGGATCTGGGATTGGAGCAGTTCTACACACAGAAACTATCACTCAGTAAGATACTTCAGATTGATAAGAAGACCACTGATGATCAACCTGCCAAGTGCAAATCAGACCTCCCATggtattttttaaagaaactgatGATGGTGAATGTAACAGccagaaatgtgaaatataCATCAGACAGTAAAAGTGGTGTATCAGGGAAAACTGGGTTAAATCTAAAAAATCTGGTTTCCAGGTTGAAGTCAGCCAATATGTTGAACCCCCTCGACATAATcactgctctctttctgtgCTCTGATGGTTTTGTGCAGCAGGAATTGGCTCTCAAAATGTCCATGTGTCAGTTTTCTgtgcctctgctgcttcctgattgtGATAAAAATCAGAGCACATTGATGGTGCGGGCTTTGAGAGACATTGTGAAAAAGTACAGACCCAAATCACTCTCTGAATCCAAAGGTTTCATTGAAGACAGAATCGTTGTGTCTGAACTACCAATGATCTCTTTTGTGAGACTGGGTGAGTGCTCTTTGTCCAAGTCAGAGATCCTCAACAAGCTCCTGAGCAGCTCTCAGCAGTACCATGACACCTTTGTTCACCACAACATGGACTGTGGAGACAGTCCACGAAGAATATCCAATGGACTGACTGAGATAACTTGGTACCTTCCTTGTGGCAATGAAAACATTGATATTTTCAGCCACCCAGTGGCTTTAGCTAAcctcagaggagacatggcctctttccaaacacagttctcctttttgtgtcaaacatctgcagcagtctttgttttctttgataatcTCGACCCTGAGTGTGAACTACTGACCAACCTGAACAGCAAGTCAGAGATATTCTTAGTGGGAAACCACCAGAGCAGGAACTTCAGTCTAGATGCTCTTGAACAAGTAGCAACTGAAATGTCCTTGACagatgaaaacatcattttgaaGACAACAGACATCAATGAAGCAGACTTTGTCAAACGTCTGAGAGAAGCAGTTACTCATGTagttgagaaaacaaagaagaagatgCGAATTGAGCAGATGGCTGAGGTTGCCCTTAAACTGGGAATCTTGGTGGATGAAGACTCTCCAGAGTATCagtctggaaagaaaaaagcagatgCCATCACTGCTGAAATTCGGGACATCCTGAAGTACAAAGAAGATCAGCTGCCATTGCAAGGCCAGATATGGAAAGACTTGACTTCCTTAGAGAAGGAAGAAGTTCGACTTCGAAAAGTTGGATCTGAAAACATTGAGAAGTACAAAAGTGACCttcagttaaagaaaaaaaagctgcgacagaaacaaaacacttcTGGCATTTCCAAAGCAATGACATCCTTTATCAGTGCAATATCAAGCAACACTTTAGAGAGAGGCTTTTTCCTGAAGTGGATGCGAATTAACCTTGATGACATGTCTCGTGTAAAACTGTCTGAACTGAGGGAGCAGTACAAAGACAAGTGCAAGAACTCTGAGAACAATGAAGAGATCAAAGAAATTGACCAACAGATTTCTAACAGTTCACTGGGCACTGAACACTTCTTCCGTGAAATGGGTCAAATCTACGAAGCTTCACTGGCTCTTGAGAAaccacatccatcacatcagcaGTTAAACCATCTGCCCAAACTCGGTGCACAGCTGCTACTTGATGGATTTCCACTGGAGCTTGTAGATGGAGATGCTTCCAACATCCCTCTGAGCTGGGTCAGTGAtgttctctctcagctcagtgACTTGGTGGGTTCTAAGAACAGGATACTGGTTGTTACAGTTCTGGGAGTTCAGAGCACAGGAAAGTCCACTCTCCTCAACACCATGTTTGGAGTGCAGTTTGCAGTCAGCAGTGGTCGATGCACTCGTGGTGCCTTCATGCTGCTCATCAGAATTGATGAAGAGCTCCAAAAAGAGCTCAAGTGTGACTTCATGATGATCATTGACACTGAAGGCTTGAAGTCACCAGAACTCACCCAGCTGGACAACAGCTATGAACATGACAATGAACTGGCAACACTTGTTGTGGGGCTGAGCGACATCACCATTATCAATATTGCAATGGAGaattcaacagaaatgaagGACATCCTCCAGATAGTCGTGCATGCTTTCCTCCGGATGAAGGAAGTGGGCAAAAAGCCACAATGTTACTTTGTTCACCAGAACGTGTCTGATGTTTCAGCCCACGACAAGAACTTACGAGATCGGAAGCTGCTTTTTCAACAGTTGAATGAGATGACCCAGGCAGCAGccaaaatggaaaagaaagagCAGAACAAGAGCTTCACTGATGTGATGGCGTATGATCCTGACACTGGGAACTGCTAcattcctggtctctggactggaAATCCTCCAATGGCACCAGTCAACACAGGCTACAGCGAGGCTGTTTATGAGCTCAAGAAAAACATCATCCAGCTCCTGAGAAACAGAGATTCACCTGTTAACAAAGTGTTGGAGTTTAAAGAGTGGATGACAAGTCTGTGGAATGCAGTGAAGCATGAAAACTTTCTCTTCAGCTTCAGAAACAGCCTCGTAGCTGACGCCTACATGAGACTCTGCACAGAATTCAACAAATGGGAATGGGAgttcaaaaaagaaatgtacaaCTGGGTCACAAATGCAGAAACCAAAATTTCTAATATTGGGACCCTTGCTGCACAATCAAAAATATCTGACTTGACACAATTTCACAGTCAGTTAAAAACTGAAGCTGTCACAGTGATGTCTGTCTGGGAGACAAAACTACTTGACAACGTAACTCAGTACTTCAAGCAAACAGATGGTCATGTCTATCTGGTTGTTGGACACAAAGAAGAGTTTGAAAACAGTGCAAGAAGCCTTCGAAACCAAACTGAGAGGTCTGTACTTGATCAGCTTCAAGCAGCAGTGGACATCAAACAGGGGATGGCAGAGATTGACAGAattaaagaaaatcacacaaaagaaattgaaaaagcaGCAAGTGAGCTGATTGAGAAATGTCGAAAGAGAAACGTTCAGATGAATGATGAAGAGCTGGATGAGGAATTCAACAAGATGTGGAATGAAACAGTGAGCAAACTGACTTTTAAACAACAACATGttacaaatgtgtttgaaaatgtttcttgcCATTTGCGAGTAAATCTTGCTCACAGGGGAAGTTATGCACATGAAATACTAAACAAAACAAGGCTGGAAGATTGTGGGAAGAAGAATTTTAAATATAAAGCTGCgcaatttttcaacaaaatgaCAGATACAATTTTGAATGTGATCCCGGTTCAAACTCACACCAAAGCTGCACAAGAAAATGCTGATTGTATCATCAAAACTTGTGAAAAACTTGTGAATAATAAACAAAGTCAAAAAAGCAATTACCACAACAATTACATCGAAGAGGTACTCAAGACCATCGACCAGCATCTGGAACAGAATCAAGATCTTAAGGAAGACACACACTTTGAAGTTTCTCTGAAACTGCACATCTGTGGATTTACAGCCAGAAAGTTTCAGAAAATGCACGAAGATTTCCTAGAAGAAAACGATCCTTACAGGTGTCTAAATAAATACAAGGCCAAGTTTTGTTCTGATTTCAAAGATGTGTTTCATAAACGGGATCAGTGCCAGAAGAAAGCTGAAGAGTTTGTCAACAAATGCTTGAAACCTGCTGTTGAAGACTTCATCAATCGTTACCTGGGTCTTTCTATTGTGGATGAAATGTTAAAGAAGCAGGAATTCAGCACACGAGTTTCTTTCCAGTActacattttactggatttgCTTTCAAGGCAAGCCTTTGATGACTATTTGAGCTTCACTTCCTCCTATCAGAGCTTTGTAAAGAAGTGgatccttaaaaaaataaaggaacatTTTTCAAGTTCCTCCAAAACATCTGAGTTTGAGAAGCAACCTTCAAGTCCTTCAAGTTCCAAAATATCTGAGTTGGAGAATCAACATCTTGAGACAAATGTCAGTCGCATCAATGAAGCCATTGAAAAggccaaaacacaaaacagaggGAATGTGCAAACCTTTGTGGAGGACATCTGCAAAGACCTTGGTGATAAACTGACCATTTCCCAGGAGGCACTTGGAGCATTTATGATCCTGAACAATGCTGACCAGGACAAGTTTGCTCACTACCTCACAATTTCTGTGAAGGAGTTGAAAAAGACCCTGACAGAGAGGTTCCACAAAACCTCCTTTGAAGACAAACTACAGTATCTCCACATTCAGCCTGGTGGTGAGCTTTTCAAGAGAGTGATCGGATGTGGCAAACAGTGTCCATTCTGTGCTGTTCCctgtgaggctggaggagaagctcatGCACAACACAGGGCCTCATTACACCGACCAGACGGTCTGCGTAGATACAGGTGGCGTAAGACAGATAAACTTTCCACTGACATCTGCTCATCTTCTGTTGAAAGTGAAAATCGTTTCCGCTGCAGTCAAACAAAGAATGAATGGCATCCATACAAAAACTACAGGGACATATTCCCTGACTGGGATATTTTTTCAGATGGAAGTCTTGAGGCTTCAGACTACTGGAAATACATCATGACCAAGTACAATGATGACTTTGCCAAAGAATATAATGCAGAGCCTGCTGACATTCCTGAAACTTGGAGAGAGATCACATCTCAGCAGGCAGAAGAAAGCCTGAAAAAGTCATTTAATGTCAATGTCAAGTGA